One window of the Wolbachia endosymbiont of Ctenocephalides felis wCfeJ genome contains the following:
- a CDS encoding collagen-like protein — protein MTRYLFEIRNSQKIVSNGDRGLTKIELKSVHYNKEIKFCHANFGTCGIDEIGNIRQVLCWVSNNTDNFCMSERMLLHTLNFDSVEAQVVLNDNCEYRISLYDTNGGARVILPRSLILNKDINLKNYYNKKIKLEIGEKIISDGKYLNYYTPKVTCEGIEICKLESIFIGYGLKGLLYKIPTSGNRHDEKDLNLYTYVLVEKRGNEFLAYFSNSGGEPINAAGEIIDISDIYKDSFNVHLRSALLEHSNIREVLPEFREVLPEVNIDNSMCSDIRQLGCLVDNNIKKIASELATDSTKKSSISRAIVDEEDFQNAVKSLLNRDGNFRKAVASDSNLRTTVVNQLKGDKIFQGSVKGDPGKDGTSPNPSLVAAQLLTGDKKDTLVTEVAGNKGLQDAVATNLKGDPDFQGSVKGEDANPLEIVNRLKHDGRFKREVRGEKGEQGLEGKSGSDGKPGLAGPKGEDANPLEIVNRLKRDSRFKREIRGEKGEQGPKGEDANPIDVAQELATDSSKRYNISNEIAKDIKFQNAVKYLLNIDGGFKSGVGNLLKSDEDFKKSIKGAKGEDANPIDVAQELATESSKRYNISNEIAKDIKFQNAVKYLLNIDGGFKSGVGNLLKSDEDFKKSIKGVKGEDANPLEIVNRLKHDSRFKREIRGEDGQPGPVGPKGKDVNPAEVARKLVHDSSFQSSIAGNSGLRGIVTDSLKNDENFQNSIAQELIAKKANELGQALLNIKRQNKGVLVNDPDLQEGVAAQLLTGDKKDTLVTEVAGNQDLQNAVATNLQGDEIFKSAVKGDSGPQGPAGKDGTSADPSLVAAQLLTGKQKDTLVTAVDGNQVLQDAVANNQDLKDAVTDTLKNEGNLGGGDISKIVDSLKPKFTLQKGEKLSEGIYEAKVILDDKVVATLPKIGYYMLDDQLVMYNYATQEKVVIPEDFLCLKVVRLGSGFGNDDYKLTFCNIRGNEFFEYKKYDPEYSRVPDEYKFISLSHAKKEYNPNLSELISHRPLFLIAGELAEQGSDKYEAAVFELTRDGKGKKMATLNEFGCFNQNGQFMHCNYHKEPQCRSYTSAEIDEKYQVTDADSEFYLTKYNDIAIHTIPEL, from the coding sequence ATGACAAGGTACTTGTTTGAGATAAGAAATAGTCAAAAAATAGTATCTAATGGTGATAGGGGCCTAACAAAAATAGAGCTCAAGTCTGTACATTACAATAAAGAAATTAAATTCTGCCATGCTAACTTTGGAACATGCGGCATTGATGAAATTGGCAATATACGACAAGTTCTATGTTGGGTTAGTAATAATACTGACAACTTCTGTATGAGTGAAAGAATGCTTCTGCACACTTTGAACTTCGATTCAGTAGAAGCCCAAGTAGTACTTAATGATAACTGTGAGTACCGGATCTCCTTATACGATACCAATGGAGGTGCGAGGGTTATTTTGCCTAGATCGTTGATACTGAATAAGGACATTAACTTAAAAAACTACTATAATAAAAAAATTAAATTAGAGATAGGAGAAAAGATAATTTCAGATGGAAAGTATCTAAATTATTATACACCCAAAGTTACATGTGAAGGAATTGAGATCTGTAAATTGGAATCTATTTTTATAGGTTATGGCCTAAAAGGTCTCTTATATAAAATACCCACAAGTGGTAACCGCCATGATGAAAAAGATCTAAACCTTTATACTTATGTATTGGTTGAAAAGAGGGGCAATGAGTTTTTAGCCTATTTTAGTAACAGCGGAGGAGAACCTATTAATGCAGCAGGAGAAATAATAGACATTAGCGACATTTACAAAGATAGTTTTAATGTCCATTTAAGGTCAGCACTGCTTGAACATTCAAATATAAGAGAAGTTCTGCCTGAATTTAGAGAAGTTCTACCCGAAGTTAACATTGATAATAGCATGTGTTCAGATATAAGGCAATTAGGGTGTTTGGTTGATAATAACATAAAAAAAATAGCAAGCGAATTAGCCACTGATAGCACCAAGAAGTCTAGTATATCAAGAGCAATTGTAGATGAAGAGGATTTTCAAAATGCTGTAAAATCTTTGCTAAACAGAGACGGTAATTTTCGAAAAGCTGTGGCAAGTGATTCAAATCTAAGAACTACAGTGGTAAATCAGTTAAAGGGTGATAAGATATTTCAAGGTTCTGTAAAAGGAGACCCAGGTAAAGATGGAACAAGTCCGAACCCTAGTTTAGTAGCTGCTCAATTACTTACTGGTGATAAAAAAGATACACTAGTGACTGAAGTTGCGGGCAATAAAGGTCTACAAGATGCTGTAGCAACTAATTTAAAAGGTGATCCAGATTTTCAAGGTTCTGTAAAGGGTGAGGATGCTAATCCTTTAGAAATTGTGAATAGGCTAAAACATGACGGTAGATTTAAACGAGAAGTTAGAGGTGAAAAAGGTGAACAAGGTTTAGAAGGCAAGTCTGGTAGTGATGGTAAACCAGGTCTAGCAGGTCCAAAAGGAGAGGATGCTAATCCTTTAGAGATTGTTAATAGACTAAAACGTGATAGTAGATTTAAACGAGAAATTAGAGGCGAAAAAGGAGAACAAGGTCCAAAAGGCGAAGATGCTAATCCCATAGATGTTGCACAAGAGTTAGCCACTGACAGCAGTAAGAGGTATAATATCTCAAACGAAATTGCAAAAGATATCAAATTTCAGAATGCTGTAAAATACTTGCTAAATATAGATGGAGGATTTAAGAGCGGTGTGGGAAATCTACTGAAGTCTGATGAAGATTTTAAAAAGAGTATCAAGGGAGCAAAAGGTGAAGATGCTAATCCTATAGACGTTGCACAAGAGTTAGCTACTGAAAGCAGTAAGAGGTATAATATCTCAAACGAAATTGCAAAAGATATCAAATTTCAGAATGCTGTAAAATACTTGCTAAATATAGATGGAGGATTTAAGAGCGGTGTGGGAAATCTACTGAAGTCTGATGAAGATTTTAAAAAGAGTATCAAGGGAGTAAAAGGTGAAGACGCCAATCCCTTAGAAATTGTGAATAGACTAAAGCATGACAGTAGATTTAAACGAGAAATTAGAGGCGAAGATGGCCAGCCAGGACCAGTAGGACCAAAAGGTAAAGACGTTAATCCTGCAGAGGTTGCTAGAAAATTGGTTCATGACAGCAGTTTTCAATCTTCTATAGCAGGTAATTCAGGTTTAAGAGGTATAGTTACAGATAGTTTAAAGAATGATGAAAATTTTCAAAATTCTATAGCTCAAGAATTAATAGCTAAAAAAGCAAATGAATTAGGTCAAGCTCTTCTTAATATAAAACGCCAAAATAAAGGAGTCTTAGTAAATGATCCAGATTTACAGGAAGGAGTAGCTGCTCAATTACTTACTGGTGATAAAAAAGATACACTAGTGACTGAAGTTGCTGGTAATCAAGATCTACAAAATGCCGTAGCAACTAATTTGCAAGGTGACGAAATTTTTAAAAGTGCCGTAAAAGGAGATTCAGGTCCACAAGGTCCAGCAGGTAAAGATGGAACAAGTGCGGACCCTAGTTTAGTAGCTGCTCAATTACTTACTGGCAAGCAAAAAGATACACTGGTAACTGCAGTTGATGGTAATCAAGTTTTACAAGATGCTGTGGCAAATAATCAGGATTTAAAAGACGCGGTTACAGATACTTTGAAGAATGAAGGAAATCTTGGAGGTGGTGATATATCAAAAATAGTAGATAGCTTAAAACCAAAATTTACCTTGCAAAAAGGAGAAAAATTATCGGAAGGTATCTACGAGGCAAAGGTTATTTTGGACGATAAGGTTGTAGCTACTCTGCCAAAGATAGGTTACTACATGCTTGATGATCAATTAGTTATGTATAATTATGCTACACAAGAGAAAGTGGTTATTCCTGAAGATTTCCTTTGTTTAAAAGTTGTGAGATTGGGCAGTGGTTTTGGTAATGACGACTATAAATTAACCTTTTGTAATATAAGGGGTAATGAGTTTTTTGAGTATAAAAAATATGATCCGGAGTATTCAAGAGTTCCAGATGAGTATAAATTTATCAGTTTAAGTCATGCGAAAAAAGAATATAATCCAAATCTTAGTGAGTTAATTAGCCATCGGCCATTATTCTTGATTGCAGGAGAGCTTGCTGAACAAGGTTCAGATAAATATGAAGCTGCTGTGTTTGAGTTAACACGTGATGGAAAAGGCAAAAAAATGGCCACATTAAATGAATTTGGCTGCTTTAATCAAAATGGCCAGTTTATGCATTGCAATTATCATAAAGAACCACAATGTCGCTCTTATACTTCTGCTGAAATTGATGAAAAATATCAGGTAACAGATGCAGATAGTGAGTTTTACCTGACAAAGTACAACGACATAGCTATTCATACTATTCCCGAGTTGTAG
- a CDS encoding lipoprotein-releasing ABC transporter permease subunit, producing MSIAFEVTMAIRYLRAKNARFCSIMTLFSIIGIALGVATLIVVMSVMNGFRAKLLDSILGIDGHINVYFDKNVNSDYYAVSKSIEKIPGVLKATPMTNDQVIVTANGRIVGAVVRGMSAKDLLNNTTVTNNVIVGNVKKFDEGIIIGARLAEALNIDCGDKIVLISPEGFDALFDEMPKMKEYEVVAIFDMGMFEYDNTLMYMPIKSAQAFFNYKDSIRNIEVFVDDITKANELANAIEKETGMEAESWQSQQSHYFNALKTERNVMFLILTLIIIVAAFNIVSNLMMIVQEKKSAIAIMRTFGATTGSIMRIFCTCGLLIGFTGTCLGSIVGVIFSLNIENIRVFLENVANVKLFDPMVYFFSSLPVILVPQDVVNVSALALFLSFLATIAPALQAAAQDPAEILRYE from the coding sequence ATGTCCATTGCCTTTGAAGTTACTATGGCTATTCGCTATTTGCGAGCAAAAAATGCCAGGTTTTGCTCTATCATGACTTTGTTTTCTATTATTGGCATTGCTCTTGGAGTTGCAACATTAATAGTGGTGATGTCTGTCATGAACGGGTTCAGAGCAAAGTTGCTTGACTCAATACTTGGCATTGATGGTCATATCAATGTTTATTTTGATAAAAACGTAAATTCAGATTACTATGCAGTATCAAAGTCCATTGAGAAAATTCCAGGTGTATTAAAAGCTACTCCCATGACCAATGATCAAGTTATCGTTACAGCAAATGGTAGAATTGTTGGCGCTGTAGTGCGAGGTATGTCAGCTAAAGACTTATTGAACAATACTACTGTTACAAATAATGTAATTGTGGGTAATGTAAAAAAATTCGATGAGGGAATAATAATAGGGGCACGATTGGCAGAAGCCTTAAACATTGATTGTGGCGATAAAATTGTGCTTATATCACCTGAAGGGTTTGACGCATTGTTTGATGAGATGCCAAAAATGAAAGAATATGAAGTTGTCGCAATATTTGATATGGGCATGTTTGAGTATGATAATACTTTAATGTATATGCCCATAAAATCAGCACAGGCTTTTTTTAATTATAAAGACAGTATAAGAAACATAGAGGTATTTGTAGATGACATTACTAAGGCTAATGAGCTAGCAAATGCTATAGAAAAAGAAACAGGAATGGAAGCTGAAAGTTGGCAATCACAGCAAAGCCACTATTTTAATGCTTTAAAAACTGAAAGAAATGTGATGTTTTTGATTCTTACTTTGATTATAATTGTGGCAGCATTCAATATTGTCTCAAATTTAATGATGATAGTGCAAGAAAAGAAATCTGCGATTGCAATCATGCGTACATTTGGTGCAACAACTGGAAGCATTATGCGCATATTTTGCACTTGTGGATTGTTGATTGGTTTTACAGGAACTTGCCTTGGCTCTATTGTAGGTGTTATTTTTTCTCTCAACATTGAAAATATTAGGGTGTTTTTAGAAAACGTTGCTAACGTCAAACTATTTGACCCTATGGTATACTTTTTCTCAAGTTTGCCAGTGATATTGGTGCCTCAAGACGTAGTGAATGTTTCTGCGCTTGCATTATTTTTATCATTTTTGGCGACGATTGCCCCTGCACTGCAGGCGGCTGCACAAGATCCTGCGGAGATACTACGCTATGAATGA
- a CDS encoding BRCT domain-containing protein yields MIQLPYENEVSDQLIRIIGISGEIIYSLEKFFSKEGNVEMVNNLASQLTILSVSDNTSNSIFSGKIVVFTGTFLTMKRKEAQEKTESLGAKVSSSVSQNTDFVIVGKDPGSKYQEAVKLGIKILTEEEWIKQSSI; encoded by the coding sequence ATGATTCAGTTACCTTATGAAAACGAGGTTTCTGATCAACTAATTAGAATAATAGGTATCAGTGGAGAGATTATATATTCCCTAGAGAAATTTTTCTCTAAAGAGGGTAATGTTGAAATGGTAAATAACCTTGCGAGTCAATTAACTATTTTATCTGTAAGTGATAATACTAGCAATTCCATTTTTAGCGGAAAAATAGTGGTGTTTACTGGAACTTTCTTGACAATGAAGAGAAAGGAAGCTCAGGAAAAAACCGAATCTTTAGGAGCAAAAGTGAGCTCTAGTGTGTCCCAAAATACAGATTTTGTTATTGTAGGAAAAGATCCCGGGTCAAAGTATCAGGAAGCTGTTAAGCTAGGTATAAAAATACTAACTGAAGAAGAGTGGATTAAACAGAGTTCGATCTAG
- a CDS encoding heme biosynthesis protein HemY codes for MIYLIIFILSFLFGIWIKVSGEVVRLELGSYTVNIDLYFIIFTCVFLLFLLIILTRFYSSISSTFTNIRNRRRDKKELLLFEAFFSMDLGNMENAHKLVKNLNEESDKLSLIKLFNAAKTGNYSFFSHGLINIANKNLNLALLLANKLIIDLKQEKAIFQKFIEYCSSSIDNKILSIPFQIEHCILQEDWACAILKLKEAVKFNIFLPFDCKKMLAVLYCALAKQYESKENYKEAIKSLFRAQSYCATFQPINYLKAELYIRLGKIRKASAVLETEYTVNPTSQLAKIYISLNSKGAERLCNLRPDYYFSYCLLASSSISLGRYDLASQHLDNAMKKANYVSIYLIMVQLKVVLQEYDQVIYWLNKMDSEALPEPCWKCTNCSQKLKQWDYKCSSCNSFNCVCYSQ; via the coding sequence ATGATTTATCTCATAATTTTTATTCTCTCCTTTTTATTTGGTATATGGATCAAAGTGAGTGGCGAAGTAGTAAGATTAGAATTGGGTAGTTACACCGTAAATATTGATCTATATTTCATTATTTTTACTTGTGTATTTTTATTATTTTTACTAATTATACTAACACGCTTTTATTCTTCCATTTCATCAACATTTACCAATATAAGAAACAGAAGAAGGGATAAGAAAGAATTGCTTCTCTTTGAAGCTTTTTTTAGCATGGATTTGGGCAATATGGAGAATGCTCACAAGCTAGTTAAAAATCTAAATGAGGAAAGCGATAAGTTATCTTTAATAAAACTCTTTAATGCAGCTAAGACAGGAAATTACAGCTTTTTCAGCCACGGTTTAATAAATATTGCAAATAAAAACCTCAATCTAGCTCTACTTCTTGCCAATAAACTGATCATTGATCTTAAACAAGAAAAGGCAATCTTTCAAAAATTTATAGAGTATTGCTCTAGTTCAATTGATAATAAAATTTTGTCTATTCCCTTTCAAATAGAGCATTGCATATTGCAAGAAGATTGGGCTTGCGCAATTTTGAAGTTAAAGGAAGCCGTGAAGTTCAATATTTTTCTTCCCTTTGATTGCAAAAAAATGTTAGCGGTCCTTTATTGCGCTTTAGCAAAGCAATATGAAAGTAAAGAGAATTACAAGGAGGCTATAAAGTCTTTATTTAGAGCTCAAAGTTATTGTGCAACTTTTCAGCCCATCAATTATTTAAAAGCAGAGTTGTATATTAGACTGGGAAAAATCAGAAAAGCTTCTGCAGTACTAGAGACGGAGTATACAGTAAACCCTACTTCTCAGTTAGCTAAAATTTATATCAGTTTAAACAGTAAAGGGGCCGAAAGACTATGCAACTTGCGTCCTGATTATTATTTTAGTTATTGTTTACTTGCTTCATCTTCAATTAGCTTGGGTAGATATGATCTTGCAAGTCAACACTTAGATAATGCTATGAAAAAAGCTAATTACGTGTCGATCTATCTTATTATGGTACAGCTCAAGGTTGTATTACAAGAGTATGACCAAGTAATTTATTGGCTTAACAAGATGGACTCAGAAGCTTTACCTGAACCATGCTGGAAATGTACGAATTGTAGTCAAAAGCTGAAACAATGGGATTATAAGTGCTCAAGTTGTAACAGCTTTAATTGTGTGTGTTATAGCCAATAG
- a CDS encoding DsbA family protein — protein MSRISFLLIFILAVASLPVINNWLSHRSQTLSDDQIGKRLDDYISRNFDRIIKALREESIKSSYTARDNATKSEILQYKSEIFDSAYPYSGNKNSKVIAVGFFDYACGYCKAIKDDIEQLISDGKVKYIFRDAPILGNNSLKAAKSALAVYFVDKDKYLDFHYAALSHKGEFSDEIILGIVKNIGINEDDFKNSMQNNADEIEQMINSSRLLVKKLGVGGTPFLIIGDSLFVGATDLDVLRKKVDELSHKQD, from the coding sequence ATGTCTAGAATATCATTTTTATTGATTTTTATATTGGCAGTAGCAAGTTTACCGGTAATAAACAATTGGCTTTCACATCGCAGTCAAACTCTAAGTGATGATCAAATAGGTAAGAGATTAGATGACTATATCAGTAGAAACTTTGATAGGATTATAAAAGCTCTCCGAGAGGAGTCGATTAAAAGCAGCTATACTGCTCGGGATAATGCGACTAAAAGTGAAATTTTACAGTACAAAAGTGAAATATTCGATTCCGCTTATCCTTATTCAGGAAACAAAAATAGTAAAGTTATAGCCGTAGGTTTCTTTGACTATGCTTGTGGATATTGCAAAGCCATCAAAGATGACATAGAGCAGTTGATCAGTGATGGCAAGGTTAAGTATATCTTCAGGGATGCTCCAATACTCGGTAACAACTCTTTAAAGGCAGCAAAGAGTGCTTTAGCTGTCTATTTCGTTGACAAAGACAAATATTTAGATTTTCACTATGCCGCTTTAAGTCACAAAGGAGAATTTTCGGATGAAATTATACTAGGTATAGTGAAAAATATAGGGATTAATGAGGATGATTTTAAAAACTCCATGCAAAATAATGCAGATGAAATTGAGCAGATGATAAACAGCAGCAGACTTTTAGTAAAGAAACTGGGCGTAGGCGGTACACCCTTTTTGATAATAGGGGATAGTCTGTTTGTAGGAGCAACTGATTTGGATGTATTGCGCAAAAAAGTGGATGAATTAAGCCATAAGCAGGACTAA
- a CDS encoding 2-oxoglutarate dehydrogenase E1 component, translated as MSNLSCLYGDNAEFVEEMYSRYLQGDKSIGEDWYRIFSSNLETSQAKPCSVQRAAKADNSASDLANFFRSYGHFFADLNPLSPNVNKEIDYQKYSNLSPTHDAGIYRDIYCKNIGFEFMHISSYEERVWLQEKIENQTYTLSSQDKKEILRHLIESEMFEQFLHMKFPGYKRFSIEGGESTIVAIEKVISDSAAFGIEEVVLGMAHRGRLSVLTKVMGKEYAAMLSEFQGNLAYPSGLEVSGDVKYHLGYSSDRTLTGGKKIHLSLCPNPSHLEAVNPVLVGRIRAKQNMRSVLGISIHGDAAFIGQGVVAETLTLSNIEGYKVDGIVHIVINNQIGFTASPCCARSSFYCTDVTKSIEAPVFHVNGDNPEAVSFVASLAMEYRQKFKKDVVIDIICYRKYGHNEGDEPNFTQPLMYKVISKHKTPGTLYEEKLTAEQVLSSDEVSKLRSEFRSKLGKSLVESAVYTPKKADWFGGVWSKLRRAKLNDLSEYYTDSGVSLDELKKLGVHINSNIPSSFNINNKVRKILDGRIGSINSGHDIDWATAESLAFASLLTEGIGVRLSGQDSGRGTFSHRHSRLVDQVTEEAFIPLSNINEKQAHFEVIDSALSEYAVMGFEYGYSLDSPYSLVLWEGQFGDFANGAQIMIDQFIASAETKWLRSSGLVLLLPHGYEGQGPEHSSARIERFLQLCAEDNMQVVNCSTPANYFHVLRRQIHRDFRKPLVVFTPKSLLRHKRAVSNLSDFEGKFLTVIPEYRTDLVSDDKIRKAIICSGKVYYDIIEACERQKVNDIAVIRLEQFYPFPADKLSIELEKYENAEIVWCQEEPKNMGGWFFVNPLIEEVLSNLNIQTKRPKCIARPAAASPACGYASVHTQQQEEILRRVVS; from the coding sequence ATGTCGAACTTAAGCTGCCTTTATGGTGACAATGCAGAGTTTGTGGAGGAAATGTATAGCCGTTACTTGCAAGGCGATAAATCAATCGGGGAGGATTGGTACAGAATTTTTTCAAGCAATTTAGAAACAAGTCAGGCAAAGCCCTGCAGTGTGCAGCGTGCAGCAAAGGCAGACAATTCAGCTTCTGATCTGGCAAATTTTTTCAGATCTTACGGTCATTTTTTTGCAGATCTTAATCCATTATCACCAAATGTAAATAAAGAAATAGATTATCAGAAATATTCAAACCTCTCTCCAACACATGACGCTGGAATCTATAGAGATATTTACTGCAAGAATATCGGTTTTGAATTTATGCATATTTCCTCTTATGAGGAAAGAGTGTGGCTGCAGGAGAAAATTGAAAACCAGACCTATACTCTAAGCTCTCAGGACAAAAAAGAGATACTTAGGCACTTGATCGAATCTGAGATGTTCGAACAGTTTCTCCATATGAAATTTCCTGGATATAAGCGTTTCTCTATCGAAGGTGGAGAGTCAACTATTGTTGCAATTGAGAAGGTTATCAGTGATTCTGCAGCTTTTGGTATTGAAGAGGTAGTTCTCGGTATGGCTCACCGCGGACGACTCAGTGTTCTGACCAAAGTTATGGGGAAAGAATATGCGGCAATGCTATCCGAATTTCAAGGCAACCTTGCATACCCAAGTGGTCTTGAGGTGTCTGGTGACGTTAAATATCACCTCGGTTACTCTTCTGATCGCACACTTACCGGCGGTAAAAAAATACATTTGAGTTTATGCCCTAATCCATCTCATCTTGAAGCGGTAAACCCAGTTTTGGTTGGAAGAATAAGAGCAAAGCAGAATATGAGATCTGTGCTTGGAATATCAATTCATGGTGATGCAGCTTTCATCGGTCAAGGAGTAGTTGCTGAAACTCTGACCTTGAGCAATATTGAAGGTTATAAAGTGGATGGCATTGTACACATTGTCATTAATAACCAAATTGGTTTTACTGCGAGCCCATGCTGCGCGCGGTCATCTTTTTATTGCACTGATGTAACTAAATCTATAGAAGCTCCAGTATTTCATGTTAATGGGGATAATCCAGAAGCGGTGAGTTTTGTCGCAAGTTTGGCGATGGAATATAGGCAGAAATTTAAGAAAGACGTGGTGATTGACATAATATGCTACCGTAAATATGGCCATAATGAAGGCGATGAGCCAAATTTCACTCAGCCACTTATGTATAAGGTGATATCAAAGCATAAAACTCCAGGGACACTGTATGAAGAGAAGCTGACTGCAGAGCAAGTGCTAAGTAGTGATGAAGTGAGTAAATTACGCAGCGAATTTAGGTCAAAGTTGGGTAAAAGCCTTGTTGAATCAGCGGTTTACACTCCAAAAAAAGCTGACTGGTTCGGTGGTGTGTGGTCAAAGCTGAGAAGAGCAAAGTTGAACGATTTGAGCGAGTATTATACGGATTCTGGTGTTTCGCTAGATGAGCTGAAAAAACTGGGTGTACACATAAATAGTAATATCCCAAGCAGTTTTAATATCAATAATAAGGTTAGAAAAATACTTGATGGAAGAATAGGTAGTATAAATTCCGGTCACGATATAGACTGGGCAACGGCTGAAAGTCTTGCGTTTGCATCACTGCTTACAGAAGGAATAGGAGTACGTTTGTCAGGACAAGATTCTGGCCGTGGGACTTTCTCGCACCGTCATTCAAGGCTTGTTGATCAAGTGACGGAAGAAGCGTTTATTCCACTGAGTAATATAAATGAGAAGCAAGCTCACTTTGAGGTCATAGATAGCGCTTTATCTGAGTATGCTGTGATGGGCTTTGAATATGGATATAGTCTTGACTCTCCGTATTCACTGGTGCTCTGGGAAGGGCAATTTGGTGATTTTGCAAATGGCGCGCAAATTATGATCGATCAATTTATTGCATCGGCAGAAACAAAGTGGTTGCGATCGAGCGGCCTCGTTTTACTTTTGCCTCATGGTTATGAAGGGCAAGGACCTGAGCATAGCTCCGCGCGTATAGAGAGATTTTTGCAACTTTGCGCAGAAGATAATATGCAAGTAGTTAATTGTTCCACTCCAGCAAATTACTTTCATGTCTTGCGCCGGCAAATTCATCGGGACTTTCGTAAGCCTTTGGTGGTGTTTACACCTAAATCACTACTGCGTCACAAAAGAGCAGTTTCTAACTTGTCTGACTTTGAAGGAAAATTCCTCACGGTAATTCCAGAATATAGAACAGATTTAGTTTCAGATGACAAAATACGCAAAGCCATAATATGCAGTGGTAAAGTTTATTACGATATAATCGAAGCATGTGAAAGACAAAAAGTAAATGATATAGCAGTAATACGTTTGGAGCAATTCTATCCGTTTCCTGCTGATAAGCTAAGCATTGAGCTTGAAAAATACGAAAACGCTGAAATTGTATGGTGTCAAGAAGAGCCAAAAAATATGGGAGGATGGTTCTTTGTCAATCCATTGATAGAAGAAGTGTTATCCAATCTCAATATTCAAACAAAAAGGCCTAAGTGCATTGCAAGGCCTGCTGCTGCATCTCCTGCATGTGGTTATGCTAGTGTTCACACTCAGCAACAAGAGGAGATTTTGAGGCGGGTGGTAAGCTAA
- a CDS encoding TIGR02217 family protein, with translation MSFTEIRFPENISYGSTGGPEFSTDVVTTHNGCEQRNINWSHARAKYNIACGVRSNEQLTELIKFFHARRGKAIGFRFKDWSDFTVTDQEIGRGDNKKTTFQLIKTYISGKDKHMRMIKKPVHGTVKIYLDGKEENKHSVDYSTGEITFMKPPVKDAIITASFEFDVPVRFDTDYLNTSIDNYGSSSWNNIPLVEVKLS, from the coding sequence ATGTCATTTACAGAAATTAGATTTCCAGAGAATATATCTTACGGCTCCACTGGAGGACCAGAGTTTTCTACTGATGTTGTAACAACTCATAATGGTTGCGAACAACGCAACATTAATTGGTCTCATGCGCGTGCTAAATATAATATAGCTTGTGGAGTCAGGTCGAACGAGCAGCTAACAGAACTTATAAAATTTTTTCATGCACGAAGAGGCAAGGCAATAGGGTTTCGTTTCAAAGATTGGTCAGACTTTACAGTTACCGACCAAGAGATTGGAAGAGGAGACAATAAAAAAACAACTTTTCAACTGATTAAAACTTACATAAGTGGGAAAGACAAGCATATGCGTATGATTAAAAAGCCAGTACATGGCACAGTCAAGATCTATTTAGACGGTAAAGAAGAGAATAAACACTCAGTAGATTATTCAACTGGAGAAATAACATTTATGAAACCACCAGTGAAAGATGCAATAATCACTGCAAGCTTTGAATTTGATGTACCTGTGCGCTTTGACACAGACTACCTAAACACCTCTATTGATAACTACGGTAGCAGCAGTTGGAACAACATTCCACTAGTGGAGGTAAAGCTTAGTTAG